The Thermoflavifilum sp. genome contains a region encoding:
- a CDS encoding DUF6580 family putative transport protein, which translates to MSATKLYVRTRLWLLMIVAIAVWRILLTLHTGGLVLANFSPLGAMAIFSGACFSSRWKAIGFPLLTLWISDVVLSKLVFFDHWQLFYSGWYFTYGAFVLMTLAGRWIIRRITIGRVGMAALASTFIHWIVSDIGVWLDGRTYPLTWQGWVECLIAAIPFELRLLAGTLVYGAVLFGVAVWITKKSAAPATAT; encoded by the coding sequence ATGTCTGCCACGAAATTATATGTTCGCACACGCCTGTGGTTGTTGATGATTGTTGCGATAGCCGTATGGCGGATATTATTGACCCTGCACACGGGCGGATTGGTACTGGCCAATTTCAGTCCACTGGGTGCCATGGCTATCTTTAGTGGAGCCTGTTTCTCCAGTCGGTGGAAGGCCATCGGCTTCCCATTGCTTACGTTGTGGATCAGCGATGTGGTACTGAGCAAGCTGGTGTTTTTTGATCACTGGCAGCTGTTTTATTCCGGATGGTATTTCACTTACGGAGCTTTTGTGTTGATGACGCTGGCGGGTCGCTGGATCATTCGCCGGATCACGATTGGTCGTGTGGGGATGGCTGCATTGGCCAGTACGTTCATTCACTGGATTGTTTCCGATATAGGGGTATGGCTTGATGGGCGTACCTATCCACTGACCTGGCAGGGATGGGTGGAATGCCTGATAGCGGCCATTCCGTTTGAACTTCGTTTGCTGGCCGGAACACTGGTGTATGGTGCGGTATTGTTTGGTGTGGCGGTTTGGATCACGAAAAAATCTGCTGCACCCGCAACAGCCACCTAA
- a CDS encoding TonB-dependent receptor yields the protein MSRLLCFFILVGCLISFTSSAQKQQSDTTISGHGRLQEVVITATKFPKPVNQTGNSVMVITHEQLLHSQGETLSQILDEQTGITINGANSNYGKDKAIYIRGAGSDYAIVLIDGMPLYDPSGMGGAFDLRMIPVDEIERIEIVKGGLSTLYGTDAIAGVINIITRQSAQKPVEGNADLSYGSYQTFQAHTGLRGKLHAFTYDVQYDHLQSGGISEATDSTGKAGFDKDGMNSNAVLARLGWQINPEFQLQPFFRYDYFFGNTDAGSFTDSKDHYQAQDLNAGFQTAYRLHEGAIHAHYLYEQTHRTYHSQSYGDSRYEGLQHDAELYWNQNLSKHIQALAGLDYRYMKMPDTTAKKKNPSVYLISPYAALFWVNEKGLNVELGGRFTHHEQYGDNFSFTFNPSFIFHSGIVLSADVSSAFKAPTLTMLYGPYSPNPDLKPEIAYQYEAGITVPYGNDGSDMRFTVFKRNIKNIIVYTPAAYINQDKQRDWGIEYENTVSAGKDLSFTGSFVFLNGQLTTLQNGKDTTYDNLLRKPGASFKLSAQWQITPQWFVSSSLENIGQRMDLDFNTYPFAPVTLKAYTLWNAFVSYTIRKRYMLYLQLRNITNTSFTEVYGYNTMGFHLIGGIRARF from the coding sequence ATGAGCCGATTATTATGTTTTTTCATCCTTGTCGGATGCTTGATCTCTTTTACTTCTTCAGCGCAAAAGCAACAGTCTGATACCACCATCAGCGGCCATGGCCGATTACAGGAGGTGGTGATTACGGCCACCAAATTTCCCAAACCGGTCAATCAAACCGGAAATTCCGTGATGGTCATCACCCATGAACAGCTTTTACATAGCCAGGGTGAAACGCTTTCACAGATACTGGATGAACAAACAGGCATCACCATCAACGGGGCCAACAGCAATTATGGGAAAGACAAAGCTATTTATATTCGAGGCGCCGGTAGTGATTATGCCATTGTATTGATAGATGGCATGCCCCTGTACGATCCATCGGGCATGGGTGGAGCCTTCGATCTCCGGATGATTCCCGTAGATGAAATCGAGCGCATTGAAATCGTAAAGGGCGGCCTCTCCACTTTATATGGCACCGATGCTATTGCCGGCGTAATCAATATCATCACCCGCCAGTCTGCCCAGAAACCGGTGGAAGGCAATGCCGATCTGTCGTATGGCAGTTATCAAACCTTCCAGGCACATACCGGCTTACGGGGTAAACTGCATGCCTTCACTTACGATGTCCAGTACGATCATCTGCAATCGGGCGGCATATCCGAAGCCACCGACAGTACCGGAAAAGCAGGGTTTGATAAAGATGGCATGAACAGCAATGCCGTGCTGGCCAGGCTGGGATGGCAGATCAATCCGGAGTTCCAGTTGCAGCCTTTTTTCCGATACGATTATTTCTTTGGAAATACCGATGCCGGTTCGTTTACCGATTCAAAAGATCATTATCAGGCACAGGACCTCAATGCGGGCTTTCAAACAGCTTATCGGCTGCATGAGGGAGCTATTCACGCGCATTACCTGTATGAACAAACCCATCGCACCTATCACAGCCAGTCGTATGGCGATTCCCGCTATGAAGGCCTGCAGCATGATGCCGAGCTATACTGGAATCAGAATCTGAGCAAGCATATCCAGGCGCTGGCCGGATTGGATTATCGTTACATGAAAATGCCCGATACCACGGCGAAAAAGAAAAATCCGTCGGTGTATTTGATCAGTCCCTACGCCGCCTTATTCTGGGTGAATGAAAAAGGATTAAATGTAGAGCTGGGCGGACGTTTTACCCATCATGAACAATATGGCGATAATTTCAGCTTTACGTTTAATCCATCGTTTATTTTTCATTCCGGGATTGTGTTATCGGCCGATGTATCGTCGGCATTTAAAGCGCCTACCTTAACCATGTTGTATGGTCCATACAGTCCAAATCCCGATTTGAAGCCCGAAATCGCTTATCAATACGAGGCCGGTATTACTGTTCCTTATGGCAACGACGGATCGGATATGCGGTTTACGGTATTTAAGAGGAATATCAAAAACATCATCGTTTATACGCCTGCAGCGTATATCAATCAGGATAAACAGCGTGATTGGGGAATAGAATATGAAAACACCGTCAGTGCTGGCAAAGATTTATCTTTTACCGGAAGTTTTGTTTTTCTGAATGGACAGCTTACTACTTTGCAAAACGGGAAAGATACTACCTACGATAACCTGCTGCGTAAGCCCGGCGCTTCGTTCAAGCTATCGGCTCAATGGCAGATCACCCCGCAATGGTTTGTGAGCAGTTCACTGGAAAACATCGGCCAACGGATGGATCTCGATTTCAATACTTATCCGTTTGCACCGGTTACTTTGAAGGCTTATACCTTATGGAATGCTTTTGTTTCCTACACGATTCGTAAACGATATATGCTGTATCTGCAGCTCAGAAACATTACGAATACGTCGTTTACTGAAGTGTATGGTTACAATACGATGGGCTTTCACCTCATCGGAGGCATTCGAGCCAGGTTCTGA